The Leptolyngbya sp. 'hensonii' region GAGCCATGTGGGGAAGTTGTTTGTGTCGTTCCCTTGCATCGGGAGCTAAAAACCGGAACTCTAGCCGGAGTGCTCAAACAGGCCCAAGTCAACCCCGAGGAATTTATCTCGAATCTCTAAAGTTCAAACTCACAACCACACGGGAGTCATCACTGACTCCCTTTCTTGCTTTTGAGGAAAACCTGATGAACGATTTACTTTCGACGGCAGAAGTTGCCGATCGCCTGGGAGTGAAACCTGGAACAGTCCGCTCCTGGTTCCATCGCTATCCCGAACTCTTCCAGGAGGGAACCCATTACGTCAACGACAAAGGCAACAAGCTCTGGACCGGTGCAGGATTCAACCTGTTTCAGGTCCGTGCAACGCAAGATGTAACGCAGGGTGCAACGGGTAGCGTTGCGCCTTCCGTTGCAGACCCGATCGATCAGCAGCTCCAGCCGGTGGCAGATGCGATCGCCCTGGCCGCGATCGAACAGCGGTTGCCGGGACTGGTGCAGGGCAGTATCCATCGCATCCTGAACAATCCCACGGACCTGGACAGTCAGAAGCTGGCATCGATGCTGGATCGACTGGGCCAGAGCCTGGGCCTGTTGCAGATGAGTAAGGCCCTGGCCAATGGCCTGAGCATTGCAGTTGCAGCAAGTGTGAAACAACTGGAGGGCATCCCCGATGGAAGGCAATGATAAGGCCCTGCTGGTGGGAGTGCTGGGAGCCTTGCTGGTGGTCTGGCAGTGGACAGGAACCCAGGCATTGAAACGGGATAACGATCGGCTTCAAGCCCAACTGTTGCAAGTGCAGTTGCAGTTGCAGAGTTTTCGGGAAGGGGTGCTCTCAAAATGACACCCC contains the following coding sequences:
- a CDS encoding sigma-70 region 4 domain-containing protein produces the protein MNDLLSTAEVADRLGVKPGTVRSWFHRYPELFQEGTHYVNDKGNKLWTGAGFNLFQVRATQDVTQGATGSVAPSVADPIDQQLQPVADAIALAAIEQRLPGLVQGSIHRILNNPTDLDSQKLASMLDRLGQSLGLLQMSKALANGLSIAVAASVKQLEGIPDGRQ